Proteins encoded within one genomic window of Bradyrhizobium sp. CB1717:
- a CDS encoding FUSC family protein codes for MNSPTIPSAADLRDVLSREIKTRELARALIVVGPMVAAYFIARETALLNLALVAVSLLIPALRLHLPPKVVAWHYLAILVTFSALFLAAPIKPLFAVLTALAGFLAVAGTRYGEHFRTLGNWVFIPAVYLACEVREGVSASEALRHAGVIIVSSPIALALVCAIQIYDRRRRGGAASTSFGPPADAWFLPALATAMAVFAAAALVELLDLAQGQWVMWSAASVVVGDLAASTGKLKQRAIGALVGVPLGFLAGMALPQSRVGYAVAVLAATLTLISLSRYIVGFGLRCFFIALAASFAGGASGIAEERIVNVLIGGTFGLIAVALTEIVWLRVVRKVRPSG; via the coding sequence GTGAATTCACCGACCATTCCTTCTGCCGCCGATCTGCGCGACGTCCTCTCCCGGGAGATCAAGACCCGCGAGCTCGCGCGCGCGCTGATCGTCGTCGGCCCGATGGTGGCGGCCTATTTCATCGCGCGCGAGACGGCGCTGCTCAATCTCGCCCTGGTCGCGGTCTCGCTGCTCATTCCCGCGCTCAGGCTGCACCTTCCGCCCAAGGTGGTCGCGTGGCACTACCTTGCCATTCTCGTCACCTTTTCCGCGCTTTTTCTCGCTGCTCCGATCAAGCCGTTGTTCGCGGTGCTGACGGCGCTTGCCGGCTTCCTGGCGGTGGCGGGGACGCGCTATGGCGAGCATTTCCGCACCCTCGGCAATTGGGTGTTCATTCCCGCCGTCTATCTCGCCTGTGAAGTGCGGGAAGGTGTCAGCGCGTCCGAGGCGCTGCGGCATGCCGGCGTGATCATCGTGTCCTCTCCGATCGCGCTGGCGCTGGTCTGCGCCATCCAGATTTACGACCGGCGCCGGCGCGGCGGTGCCGCTTCGACCTCGTTCGGGCCGCCCGCGGACGCGTGGTTTCTGCCCGCGCTCGCAACCGCCATGGCGGTGTTCGCTGCGGCCGCGCTGGTCGAGCTCCTCGACCTTGCGCAGGGGCAATGGGTGATGTGGTCGGCCGCAAGCGTCGTCGTCGGCGATCTCGCCGCCTCCACCGGCAAGCTGAAGCAGCGGGCGATCGGCGCCCTCGTCGGCGTGCCGCTCGGCTTCCTCGCCGGCATGGCGCTGCCGCAAAGCCGGGTCGGCTATGCGGTCGCTGTGCTCGCGGCCACCCTCACGCTGATCTCGTTATCCCGCTATATCGTCGGCTTCGGCCTGCGCTGCTTCTTCATTGCGCTGGCTGCGTCCTTTGCCGGCGGCGCCAGCGGCATCGCCGAGGAGCGCATCGTCAACGTCCTGATCGGCGGCACCTTCGGCCTGATTGCAGTGGCGCTGACCGAAATCGTCTGGCTGCGGGTCGTACGAAAGGTGCGACCGTCCGGGTGA
- the pqqA gene encoding pyrroloquinoline quinone precursor peptide PqqA codes for MAWKAPKIVEVPVGMEINMYACAARK; via the coding sequence ATGGCTTGGAAAGCTCCGAAGATCGTGGAAGTGCCGGTCGGCATGGAAATCAACATGTACGCCTGCGCTGCGCGCAAGTAA
- a CDS encoding methanol/ethanol family PQQ-dependent dehydrogenase — protein MKRFAMAASLVMLASTCAYAQTTEQLVKGATDTSNVLNYGMGYNLQRFSTLNQINKDTVKNLVPVWNYSFNDDRSEESQPLVYQGVIYVTSHNATMAVDAKTGKQIWKSKIEYPAETPRIVCCGIINRGAALYDGKVFRTTLDANVIALDAKDGKELWRQKAADIKEGYSMTVAPLVADGVVITGISGAEFGTRGFIDGWDPATGKHLWRTHSIPSPDEPGGDTWKGDTWKLGGGSTWITGSYDPELNTVYWGIGNPGPFNSAVRPGDNLYTCSVLAMDPKTGKIKWHYQFSPNNPFDYDSVAEMVLADMNVEGKPTKVLMDANRNGFFYVLDRTNGKLLAANPYVKVNWATGIDMKTGRPIETDVSKDAREGKKVTVYPSILGGKNWEPMSFNPQTGLAYANTLAFGGRYKTEPVTFKQGEWYLGMDLTDLWEWGDGARGHLKAIDPMTGKAKWEAPADIPRFSGVLSTAGGVVFTGALTGEFEAFDADSGKKLWQFQTGSGIEGQPVTWQQDGVQYVAVTSGYGGVYSLFSGDERLAKVPPGGSLWVFAVKQ, from the coding sequence ATGAAACGCTTTGCGATGGCCGCGAGCCTCGTCATGCTTGCATCGACGTGTGCGTACGCACAGACCACCGAGCAGCTGGTCAAGGGCGCGACCGATACATCGAACGTTCTCAACTACGGGATGGGCTACAATCTGCAGCGCTTCTCGACGCTGAACCAGATCAACAAGGACACCGTCAAGAACCTCGTCCCGGTCTGGAACTACTCCTTCAATGACGATCGCAGCGAGGAATCGCAGCCGCTGGTGTACCAGGGCGTGATCTACGTGACCTCCCACAACGCGACCATGGCGGTCGATGCCAAGACCGGCAAGCAGATCTGGAAATCCAAGATCGAATATCCCGCCGAGACGCCGCGCATCGTCTGCTGCGGCATCATCAACCGCGGCGCGGCGCTCTACGACGGCAAGGTGTTCCGCACCACGTTGGATGCCAACGTGATCGCGCTCGACGCCAAGGACGGCAAGGAGCTGTGGCGGCAGAAGGCGGCCGACATCAAGGAAGGCTATTCGATGACGGTGGCGCCACTGGTCGCCGACGGTGTCGTCATCACCGGCATCTCCGGCGCCGAGTTCGGCACCCGCGGCTTCATCGACGGCTGGGATCCGGCGACGGGCAAGCATCTCTGGCGCACCCATTCGATCCCCTCGCCGGACGAGCCCGGCGGCGACACCTGGAAGGGCGACACCTGGAAGCTCGGCGGCGGCTCGACCTGGATCACCGGGTCCTACGATCCCGAGCTGAACACGGTGTATTGGGGCATCGGCAATCCCGGCCCGTTCAATTCGGCGGTGCGCCCCGGCGACAATCTCTACACCTGCTCCGTGCTGGCGATGGATCCCAAGACCGGCAAGATCAAGTGGCACTACCAGTTCTCGCCGAACAATCCGTTCGACTATGACTCGGTGGCCGAGATGGTGCTCGCCGACATGAACGTCGAAGGCAAGCCGACCAAGGTGCTGATGGACGCCAACCGCAACGGCTTCTTCTACGTGCTCGACCGCACCAATGGAAAGCTGCTCGCGGCCAACCCCTACGTGAAGGTCAACTGGGCAACCGGCATCGACATGAAGACGGGCCGTCCGATCGAGACCGATGTCAGCAAGGACGCGCGCGAGGGCAAAAAGGTGACGGTCTATCCGTCGATCCTCGGCGGCAAGAACTGGGAGCCGATGTCGTTCAACCCGCAGACCGGCCTCGCCTACGCCAACACCCTCGCCTTCGGCGGCAGGTACAAGACCGAACCTGTTACCTTCAAGCAGGGTGAATGGTATCTCGGCATGGACCTCACCGACCTCTGGGAATGGGGTGACGGCGCGCGCGGTCATCTGAAGGCGATCGATCCCATGACCGGCAAGGCCAAGTGGGAAGCTCCCGCCGACATTCCGCGCTTCTCCGGAGTGCTGTCGACCGCGGGCGGCGTCGTGTTCACGGGCGCGCTGACCGGCGAGTTCGAGGCTTTCGATGCCGACAGCGGCAAGAAGCTCTGGCAGTTCCAGACCGGCTCCGGCATCGAGGGACAACCGGTGACCTGGCAGCAGGACGGCGTGCAGTATGTCGCGGTCACAAGCGGCTATGGCGGCGTCTACTCGCTGTTCTCCGGTGACGAGCGGCTTGCCAAGGTGCCGCCCGGCGGCTCGCTGTGGGTTTTTGCGGTCAAGCAGTAA
- a CDS encoding helix-turn-helix domain-containing protein, which yields MSDTIHTLSTTGMTPKRQIQSWIDGLTSLCGYFDVDPLEASSLEGRIDYTTVSRLKLCQIEVSQHRIAHTMARAKANEHPYIKIHFQTYGVSYFEQEGRHIEINPGDIIAYDVSCPHSIISPAFTRHDVVIVPKALLRDRGFPSQRMPACKLSAKTGTGRIAHDFVHATFDEAAKLSANSAVGVADSLIDLLLLPLREADTMFDRVGPEAMYVRAQFFIREHLRDPDLCIDQISAELGCSKRYLHMLFSERGTTVSDYIWQARLQNCRQELEAHAGKTITDVAFSWGFSSSSHFSRVFRKYFGVVPSSIHKAQQGTAASGEH from the coding sequence ATGTCCGACACCATTCACACGCTTTCGACGACCGGAATGACGCCGAAGCGGCAGATCCAGAGTTGGATCGACGGGCTGACGAGCCTGTGCGGGTATTTCGACGTCGATCCGCTGGAGGCGTCCTCGCTCGAAGGTCGCATCGACTACACCACGGTCTCGCGCCTGAAGCTCTGCCAGATCGAGGTCAGCCAGCATCGCATCGCGCACACGATGGCGCGCGCCAAGGCCAATGAACACCCGTACATAAAAATTCACTTCCAGACCTACGGGGTGTCGTATTTCGAGCAGGAAGGCCGCCACATCGAAATCAATCCGGGCGACATCATCGCCTATGACGTCTCCTGCCCGCATTCGATCATCAGTCCCGCCTTCACGCGTCACGATGTGGTGATCGTGCCGAAGGCGCTGCTGCGCGACCGCGGATTCCCCTCGCAGCGGATGCCTGCGTGCAAATTGTCGGCGAAGACGGGGACGGGGCGGATCGCCCATGATTTCGTCCATGCGACCTTCGACGAGGCGGCAAAACTGTCCGCGAACAGCGCGGTCGGCGTCGCCGATTCGCTGATCGACCTGCTGCTGCTGCCGCTACGCGAAGCCGACACGATGTTCGACCGCGTCGGGCCCGAAGCGATGTATGTGCGTGCCCAGTTCTTCATCCGCGAGCACCTGCGCGATCCCGACCTGTGCATCGACCAGATCTCCGCCGAACTCGGCTGCTCCAAGCGCTATCTGCACATGCTGTTCTCCGAGCGCGGCACCACGGTGAGCGACTACATCTGGCAGGCTCGCCTGCAGAACTGCCGGCAGGAGCTCGAGGCGCACGCCGGCAAGACCATCACCGACGTGGCGTTCTCCTGGGGGTTCTCCAGCTCATCGCATTTCAGCCGCGTGTTCCGGAAATATTTCGGCGTGGTGCCGTCCTCGATCCACAAGGCCCAGCAGGGCACGGCGGCCTCGGGCGAACATTAG
- a CDS encoding transporter substrate-binding domain-containing protein, which produces MRRWLAVWSVAAMLAAATAHAADDPLKICLDEDRPPLSVHHKGKPDAGFDVLLAQAIAERLGRPLKIQWFESKLDEDSSPQLEANALLSDGRCALVGGYALTMDSLVKPGMKTARLPDFAGATRDDRRRRVALGVLAPSRPYVYSPMTVVLGPKAQGRKIADIGDLAGLRLVIESGSLGDAILMTFDKGRLIDSITHLVPGRDDLLGALNRGDHDATLIDLGRFDAYRAAHPDTAITASGYYYPIGANRGYVGLASEPALIEAVNKALTELAAEGKIAEFGKQAGLTYLPPREPAILGDVWMKIIQR; this is translated from the coding sequence ATGAGACGCTGGCTCGCGGTGTGGAGCGTTGCTGCGATGCTCGCGGCGGCCACCGCGCATGCGGCCGACGATCCGCTGAAAATCTGTCTCGACGAGGACCGGCCGCCGCTCTCGGTGCATCACAAGGGCAAGCCGGACGCCGGCTTCGACGTGCTGCTGGCGCAGGCGATTGCGGAGCGTCTTGGCCGGCCGCTGAAGATCCAGTGGTTCGAAAGCAAGCTGGACGAGGATTCCAGCCCGCAGCTCGAGGCCAATGCACTGCTCTCCGACGGGCGCTGCGCGCTGGTCGGCGGCTACGCGCTGACGATGGATTCCCTCGTCAAGCCCGGCATGAAGACGGCGCGCCTGCCGGACTTCGCCGGGGCCACCCGCGATGACCGGCGCCGCCGCGTCGCGCTTGGCGTGCTCGCACCGAGCCGGCCTTACGTCTATTCGCCCATGACGGTGGTGCTCGGACCGAAGGCGCAGGGGCGCAAGATCGCCGACATCGGCGATCTCGCCGGCCTCCGCCTCGTGATCGAGAGCGGCTCGCTCGGCGATGCCATCCTGATGACCTTCGACAAGGGACGCCTGATCGACAGCATCACGCATCTCGTCCCCGGCCGCGACGACCTCCTCGGCGCGCTCAACCGCGGCGACCATGACGCGACGCTGATTGACCTCGGCCGCTTCGACGCCTATCGCGCCGCGCATCCCGATACGGCGATCACCGCGTCCGGCTACTACTACCCGATCGGCGCCAATCGCGGCTATGTGGGGCTCGCCAGCGAGCCCGCGCTGATCGAGGCGGTCAACAAGGCGCTGACGGAGCTTGCCGCGGAAGGCAAGATCGCAGAGTTCGGCAAGCAGGCCGGCCTGACCTATCTGCCGCCGCGCGAGCCGGCGATCCTGGGCGATGTCTGGATGAAGATCATTCAGCGGTGA
- the gfa gene encoding S-(hydroxymethyl)glutathione synthase — translation MTVALHPSIDNGVKQGSGSFAGGTLVCKCSDHPVKVGVKGDVAHNHACGCTKCWKPQGATFSVVAVVPRQNVTVLENGDKLQIVDPSAVIQRYACKACGTHMYGRIENKNHPFYGLDFIHPELFQEQGSQAPQFAAFVSSVIESGVKPEQMAGIRSRLKEIGLEPYDCLSPALMDAIATHVAKAKAA, via the coding sequence ATGACTGTTGCACTCCATCCATCGATCGACAACGGCGTCAAGCAGGGGAGCGGCAGCTTTGCCGGCGGCACCCTGGTCTGCAAATGCAGCGACCATCCGGTCAAGGTCGGCGTCAAGGGCGACGTCGCCCACAATCACGCCTGCGGCTGCACCAAATGCTGGAAGCCGCAAGGCGCGACGTTCTCCGTCGTCGCCGTGGTGCCACGCCAGAACGTCACCGTGCTCGAGAACGGCGACAAGCTCCAGATCGTCGACCCCTCGGCGGTGATCCAGCGCTATGCCTGCAAGGCCTGCGGCACGCACATGTACGGCCGCATCGAGAACAAGAACCATCCGTTCTACGGACTCGACTTCATCCATCCCGAACTGTTCCAGGAGCAGGGCTCGCAGGCGCCGCAATTCGCCGCCTTCGTCTCCTCGGTGATCGAATCCGGCGTGAAGCCGGAGCAGATGGCCGGCATCCGTTCGCGGCTGAAGGAAATCGGGCTCGAGCCCTATGACTGCCTGTCGCCGGCGCTGATGGAC
- a CDS encoding tripartite tricarboxylate transporter substrate binding protein has protein sequence MSAKLDRRHFVAAGSAALAMPFLSRSASAQGTPQGTWPSRQIRMICSYPAGGQTDLLARAYGEFISKQVGKTVVVENKPGAAGAIGTAEVARAEPDGHTILCSISTTYIMNRVVMKNPGYDMDKDLTLVSVIPGAGLLLVANPKTGVKTLEDFVAFARKSGKVNFGTYSAGSAPHMTINELNKQYGLTIEPVHYRGEAPMWTGMLEGTLDAAMGSYTAAQSVLQSDRGTVFAVHSKKVDAIPTVKTLPEQGATSKFFTVSGFSGWAVPKATPQPVVDRLAELCVAANNDPKVKEVLATFVLEPAIGFKETNELYRRELPIWIESAKSLGLEPA, from the coding sequence ATGTCCGCCAAACTCGATCGCCGCCATTTCGTCGCCGCCGGTAGCGCCGCACTCGCGATGCCCTTTCTCTCGCGCAGCGCCTCGGCACAGGGCACACCGCAAGGCACCTGGCCGTCACGGCAGATCCGCATGATTTGTAGCTATCCCGCCGGCGGGCAGACCGACCTGCTCGCGCGCGCCTATGGCGAATTCATCTCCAAGCAGGTCGGCAAGACCGTCGTCGTCGAGAACAAGCCCGGCGCCGCCGGCGCGATCGGCACCGCGGAAGTCGCCCGTGCGGAGCCCGACGGCCACACCATCCTGTGCTCGATCTCGACCACCTACATCATGAACCGGGTGGTGATGAAGAACCCGGGCTACGACATGGACAAGGATCTGACGCTGGTCAGCGTCATTCCGGGCGCCGGCCTGTTGCTGGTGGCGAACCCCAAGACCGGCGTCAAGACGCTGGAGGATTTCGTCGCCTTCGCGCGCAAGAGCGGCAAGGTGAATTTCGGCACCTACAGCGCGGGTTCGGCGCCGCACATGACGATCAACGAGCTCAACAAGCAGTACGGCCTCACCATCGAGCCGGTGCACTATCGCGGCGAAGCGCCGATGTGGACGGGCATGCTGGAGGGCACGCTCGATGCCGCCATGGGAAGCTACACGGCCGCGCAGTCGGTTCTGCAAAGCGACCGCGGCACCGTGTTCGCGGTGCATTCGAAGAAGGTCGACGCAATCCCGACCGTGAAGACGCTGCCCGAACAGGGCGCGACCTCAAAGTTCTTCACGGTGAGCGGTTTCTCGGGATGGGCCGTGCCGAAGGCGACGCCACAGCCGGTGGTCGACCGCCTCGCCGAGCTCTGCGTCGCCGCCAACAACGATCCGAAGGTGAAGGAGGTTCTCGCGACCTTCGTGCTCGAACCCGCGATCGGCTTCAAGGAGACCAACGAGCTGTATCGGCGCGAGCTGCCGATCTGGATCGAGAGCGCAAAGTCGCTCGGGCTCGAGCCGGCCTGA
- a CDS encoding EF-hand domain-containing protein, which yields MISRRSVALALTLAVLSGPAWSASAVKMFDTDNDGTLDLAEVKKAASALFAKLDPDHDGTLDARELRGRLTAKELAAADPDRDGTLTLDEYLSVVEQRFNAANPDKDGTLDAKELNSRAGRALLRLLR from the coding sequence ATGATATCGCGTCGTTCTGTTGCACTTGCGCTCACGCTTGCAGTTCTGTCCGGCCCCGCCTGGTCGGCATCCGCCGTCAAGATGTTCGATACCGACAATGACGGGACGCTCGATCTTGCCGAAGTGAAGAAGGCTGCGAGCGCGCTGTTCGCCAAGCTCGATCCCGATCACGACGGCACGCTGGACGCGCGTGAATTGCGCGGACGGTTAACGGCGAAGGAGCTCGCCGCCGCCGATCCCGATCGTGACGGCACGCTCACGCTCGACGAATATCTGTCCGTGGTGGAGCAGCGCTTCAACGCGGCCAATCCCGACAAGGACGGAACGCTGGACGCAAAGGAGCTCAACTCGCGCGCCGGCCGGGCGCTGCTGCGATTGCTGCGGTAG
- the xoxF5 gene encoding lanthanide-dependent methanol dehydrogenase XoxF5 produces the protein MRKVLLATYLGSAAALAVGSASANDELIKMSQNPKDWVMPAGDYANTRYSKLNQINAQNVGKLQVAWTFSTGVLRGHEGGPLIIGNVMYVHTPFPNKVYAIDLSNENKIIWKYEPKQDPNVIPVMCCDTVNRGLAYGDGKIILHQADTNLVALDAKTGQVAWSSTNGNPAKGETGTSAALIVKDKVLVGISGGEFGVQCHVTAYDLKSGKQVWRAFSEGPDDQIKVDPAKTTSLGKPVGADSSLKTWQGDQWKIGGGCTWGWMSYDPALNLVYYGSGNPSTWNPKQRPGDNKWSMTIFARDADTGMAKWVYQMTPHDEWDYDGVNEMILSDQQINGQARKLLTHFDRNGLAYTMDRENGELLVAEKYDPKVNWTSGVDMDKNSPTYGRPKVLDAASTDKAGEDHNVKGICPAALGTKDEQPAAYSPETQLFYVPTNHVCMDYEPFKVSYTAGQPYVGATLSMYPPQGESHMGNFIAWDGKTGKIVWSNKEQFSVWSGALATAGGVVFYGTLEGYLKAVDAKSGKELYKFKTPSGIIGNVTTYENGGKQYVAVLSGVGGWAGIGLAAGLTDPTAGLGAVGGYAALSNYTALGGTLTVFSLPTN, from the coding sequence ATGCGCAAGGTGCTACTGGCGACCTATCTTGGCTCCGCGGCGGCTCTCGCCGTCGGGAGCGCTTCAGCCAATGACGAGCTGATCAAGATGTCGCAGAACCCGAAGGACTGGGTAATGCCGGCGGGGGACTACGCCAATACCCGCTATTCCAAGCTGAACCAGATCAACGCACAAAACGTGGGCAAGCTCCAGGTCGCCTGGACCTTCTCGACCGGCGTGCTGCGCGGCCATGAAGGCGGCCCGCTGATCATCGGCAACGTCATGTATGTCCATACGCCGTTCCCGAACAAGGTCTACGCTATTGACCTTTCCAATGAGAACAAGATCATCTGGAAGTACGAGCCCAAGCAGGACCCGAACGTCATTCCGGTGATGTGCTGCGACACGGTGAATCGCGGCTTGGCCTATGGCGACGGCAAGATCATCCTGCATCAGGCCGACACCAACCTCGTCGCTCTCGATGCCAAGACAGGCCAGGTGGCCTGGAGTTCGACCAACGGCAACCCTGCGAAGGGTGAGACCGGCACCTCGGCGGCGCTCATCGTCAAGGACAAGGTCCTGGTCGGCATCTCCGGCGGCGAATTCGGCGTGCAGTGTCACGTCACCGCTTACGATCTGAAGAGCGGCAAGCAAGTCTGGCGCGCCTTCTCGGAAGGTCCGGATGACCAGATCAAGGTCGATCCGGCCAAGACGACGTCGCTCGGCAAGCCGGTCGGAGCCGACTCCTCGCTGAAGACCTGGCAAGGCGATCAGTGGAAGATCGGCGGCGGCTGCACCTGGGGCTGGATGTCCTACGATCCCGCTCTGAACCTGGTCTATTACGGGTCGGGCAACCCCTCGACCTGGAATCCGAAGCAGCGTCCGGGCGACAACAAATGGTCGATGACCATCTTCGCGCGCGACGCCGACACCGGCATGGCCAAGTGGGTCTATCAGATGACGCCCCACGACGAGTGGGACTATGACGGCGTCAACGAGATGATCCTCTCGGATCAGCAGATCAACGGCCAGGCGCGCAAGCTCCTGACCCATTTCGATCGCAACGGTCTCGCCTACACCATGGACCGTGAGAACGGCGAGTTGCTGGTCGCCGAAAAATACGATCCGAAGGTGAACTGGACCTCCGGCGTCGACATGGACAAGAACTCGCCGACCTATGGCCGTCCGAAGGTGCTCGACGCAGCTTCGACCGACAAGGCCGGTGAAGACCACAACGTGAAGGGCATCTGCCCGGCCGCGCTCGGCACCAAGGACGAGCAGCCGGCAGCCTACTCGCCGGAGACGCAGCTGTTCTACGTCCCGACCAACCACGTCTGCATGGACTACGAGCCGTTCAAGGTGAGCTACACCGCGGGCCAGCCCTATGTGGGTGCGACGCTCTCGATGTATCCGCCGCAGGGTGAAAGCCACATGGGCAATTTCATCGCCTGGGACGGCAAGACCGGCAAGATCGTCTGGTCGAACAAGGAGCAGTTCTCGGTCTGGTCGGGTGCGCTCGCAACCGCCGGCGGCGTGGTGTTCTACGGCACGCTCGAAGGCTACCTGAAGGCGGTCGACGCCAAGTCCGGCAAGGAGCTCTACAAGTTCAAGACTCCCTCCGGCATCATCGGCAACGTCACGACCTATGAGAACGGCGGCAAGCAGTATGTCGCAGTGCTCTCCGGCGTCGGTGGCTGGGCCGGCATTGGTCTGGCCGCCGGCCTGACCGATCCGACCGCCGGTCTCGGCGCGGTCGGCGGCTACGCGGCCCTCAGCAACTACACGGCGCTCGGCGGTACGCTGACCGTGTTCTCGCTGCCGACGAACTAG
- a CDS encoding cytochrome c translates to MLKDVAQKTVATIATVAMLTVALAATVRAADDATGNPLQTQIDHGKSTYASKCSHCHGPNMMNSGTITPDLRAFPDDKTRFVTTVKNGKNNKMPPWGDILSDDDIGDLWAFVSSRRKP, encoded by the coding sequence ATGCTGAAAGACGTAGCCCAGAAGACGGTGGCGACGATCGCCACCGTCGCGATGCTGACGGTCGCGCTTGCGGCGACCGTCCGCGCCGCCGATGACGCAACCGGCAATCCCCTGCAGACGCAGATCGACCACGGCAAGTCGACCTATGCTTCGAAATGCTCGCACTGCCACGGCCCGAACATGATGAACTCCGGCACCATCACGCCGGATTTGCGCGCCTTTCCCGACGACAAGACGCGCTTCGTCACTACCGTGAAGAACGGCAAGAACAACAAGATGCCGCCCTGGGGCGATATCCTGAGCGACGACGATATCGGTGATCTCTGGGCCTTCGTCTCGAGTCGGAGGAAGCCATGA
- a CDS encoding c-type cytochrome, methanol metabolism-related: MIFVGSGGIATADGPGDPAAVKKEDDGKWLDKEGNPTYKISADGTVDWFTYSGYRRYHSDCHVCHGPDGMGSTYAPALKDSVKTMSYGDFLGVVASGRKNISTAQENVMPAFGDNPNVACYMDDLYVYLRARSDEAWGRQRPSKKEEKNEAYTKAEDACMGKK, from the coding sequence ATGATCTTCGTTGGGTCGGGAGGAATTGCGACCGCGGACGGTCCGGGCGACCCGGCCGCCGTGAAGAAAGAAGACGACGGGAAATGGCTCGATAAGGAAGGAAACCCGACCTACAAGATTTCGGCCGACGGCACCGTGGACTGGTTCACCTATTCCGGCTACCGCCGCTATCACTCCGACTGCCACGTCTGCCATGGCCCCGACGGCATGGGATCCACCTACGCACCGGCGCTGAAGGATTCCGTCAAGACCATGAGCTATGGCGACTTCCTTGGCGTCGTCGCCTCCGGTCGCAAGAACATCTCGACCGCGCAGGAGAACGTCATGCCCGCCTTCGGCGACAACCCCAACGTCGCCTGCTACATGGATGATCTCTATGTCTATCTGCGCGCGCGCTCCGACGAGGCGTGGGGCCGACAGCGTCCCTCCAAGAAGGAGGAGAAGAATGAGGCCTACACCAAGGCCGAAGACGCCTGCATGGGCAAGAAATGA
- a CDS encoding S-(hydroxymethyl)glutathione dehydrogenase/class III alcohol dehydrogenase, translated as MKTRAAVAFEAKKPLEIVEVDLEGPKAGEVLVEIKATGICHTDAYTLDGFDSEGIFPSILGHEGAGIIREIGPGVTSVKPGDHVIPLYTPECRQCKSCLSQKTNLCTAIRATQGKGVMPDGTSRFSYKGKPIYHYMGCSTFSNFTVLPEIAVAKIREDAPFDKSCYIGCGVTTGVGAVVNTAKVEPGANVVVFGLGGIGLNVIQGAKMAGADKIIGVDVNDSKEDWGRRFGMTHFVNPKKITGDIVPHLVNLTDGGADYTFDCTGNTTVMRQALEACHRGWGTSIIIGVAEAGKEIATRPFQLVTGRNWRGTAFGGARGRTDVPKIVDWYMNGKIQIDPMITHVLKLEEINKGFDLMHEGKSIRSVVVY; from the coding sequence ATGAAGACACGTGCCGCCGTCGCTTTCGAAGCAAAGAAGCCGCTCGAGATCGTCGAAGTCGACCTGGAAGGGCCCAAGGCCGGCGAGGTCCTGGTCGAGATCAAGGCAACGGGCATCTGCCACACCGACGCCTACACGCTCGACGGTTTCGACAGCGAGGGAATCTTCCCGTCGATCCTGGGCCATGAGGGCGCCGGGATCATCCGCGAGATCGGCCCCGGCGTGACCTCGGTGAAGCCGGGTGACCACGTCATTCCGCTCTACACGCCGGAATGCCGGCAGTGCAAAAGCTGCCTGAGCCAGAAGACCAATCTCTGCACCGCGATTCGCGCGACGCAGGGCAAGGGCGTGATGCCCGACGGCACCAGCCGCTTCTCCTACAAGGGCAAGCCGATCTACCACTACATGGGCTGCTCGACCTTCTCGAACTTCACCGTGCTGCCGGAGATCGCGGTCGCCAAGATCCGCGAGGACGCGCCGTTCGACAAGAGCTGCTACATCGGCTGCGGCGTCACCACCGGCGTCGGCGCCGTCGTCAACACCGCCAAGGTCGAGCCGGGCGCCAACGTGGTCGTGTTCGGCCTCGGCGGCATCGGCCTCAACGTGATCCAGGGTGCCAAGATGGCTGGCGCCGACAAGATCATCGGCGTCGACGTCAACGACTCCAAGGAGGATTGGGGCCGCCGGTTCGGCATGACCCACTTCGTCAATCCCAAGAAGATCACCGGCGACATCGTCCCGCATCTCGTCAACCTGACCGACGGCGGCGCCGACTACACCTTCGACTGCACCGGCAACACCACCGTGATGCGCCAGGCGCTGGAAGCCTGCCATCGCGGCTGGGGCACCTCGATCATCATCGGCGTCGCCGAAGCCGGCAAGGAGATCGCCACCCGCCCGTTCCAGCTCGTCACCGGGCGCAACTGGCGCGGCACCGCGTTCGGCGGCGCGCGCGGCCGCACCGACGTGCCGAAGATCGTCGACTGGTACATGAACGGAAAGATCCAGATCGATCCGATGATCACCCACGTGCTCAAGCTCGAAGAGATCAACAAGGGCTTTGACCTCATGCACGAGGGCAAATCCATCCGTTCAGTCGTCGTGTACTAG